From a region of the Pseudomonadota bacterium genome:
- a CDS encoding phosphoribosylanthranilate isomerase: protein MNFRTRIKICGITNGADARHAIAAGVDALGFIFAAKSPRKVEPELVREIVGEIPPFVDAVGVFVNEDPDLVSDIAKYCGLTMIQLHGQENVDYCRLMPRAVIKAFQVKNDTPGADFQSFKGVVAGYLLDTYHETMAGGTGKSFDWEIAGRLEIPGPVILAGGIGPANVETAIRTMNPFAVDVNSGVETEPGIKDHVKINELVSIVRRFDAELMDRQF, encoded by the coding sequence ATGAATTTCAGGACCAGAATAAAGATCTGCGGAATTACCAATGGGGCGGACGCGAGACATGCGATTGCCGCAGGGGTTGATGCCCTCGGTTTTATCTTTGCAGCGAAAAGCCCCAGAAAAGTGGAACCGGAACTGGTAAGAGAGATTGTCGGTGAGATCCCGCCGTTTGTCGATGCCGTCGGGGTGTTTGTCAACGAAGACCCCGATCTGGTGAGTGACATTGCCAAGTACTGCGGGTTGACCATGATTCAGCTGCATGGCCAGGAGAATGTTGATTATTGCCGTCTGATGCCCAGAGCGGTCATCAAAGCCTTCCAGGTGAAAAATGATACGCCTGGCGCTGATTTTCAGTCTTTTAAAGGTGTGGTTGCCGGATACCTTCTGGATACCTATCACGAAACAATGGCCGGCGGCACCGGCAAGAGTTTTGACTGGGAGATTGCCGGCAGACTGGAGATTCCCGGGCCGGTCATTCTCGCCGGGGGAATCGGCCCCGCCAATGTCGAGACTGCGATCAGGACCATGAACCCATTTGCGGTTGATGTGAATTCAGGGGTTGAAACCGAACCTGGCATTAAAGATCATGTTAAAATTAATGAATTGGTCAGTATTGTTCGCAGATTTGATGCGGAATTAATGGACCGACAGTTTTAG
- a CDS encoding ATP-binding protein — protein sequence MIPRHAQTRALQLSEGFPIVALTGPRQSGKTTLARALFPDRAYVSLEDPEEREFSLRDPRGFLARFNDGAIIDEAQRVPDLFSYLQTLVDSRRRMGDFILTGSQQFGLRSGISQSLAGRVGLIQLLPFSMSELAGAGLLAEGLDELMWRGGYPPLYDRPLTPDLWFPNYVATYLERDVRQVLGVRDLDLFQRFVKLCAARTGQLLNLSSLAADCGISHVTAREWLSVLEASYIAIRLPPYFRNFGKRLVKTPKLYFLDPGLAAWLIGIRDSETLNIHAQRGALFETLVVSEFIKQRYNQGQPADLYFWRDNVGHEIDLLFESGRKLQAVEVKSGATFAADWLVGVNKWRGLTGEDSLSPWIVYGGNEGYQRQGARVLAWKELAGLTAGRENK from the coding sequence ATGATTCCACGCCACGCTCAGACCAGAGCCCTGCAGCTCTCCGAGGGGTTTCCCATTGTTGCCCTGACCGGGCCGCGGCAGTCGGGGAAGACCACCCTGGCTCGGGCGTTGTTCCCGGATCGGGCTTATGTGAGCCTCGAAGATCCGGAAGAAAGAGAGTTCAGCTTACGTGATCCCCGGGGCTTTCTGGCCCGCTTCAATGACGGGGCGATCATCGACGAGGCCCAGCGCGTCCCGGATCTTTTCTCCTACCTGCAAACCCTTGTCGATAGCCGTCGCCGCATGGGGGATTTTATCCTGACCGGTTCGCAGCAGTTCGGTCTGCGTTCCGGGATCAGCCAGTCGCTGGCCGGACGGGTGGGCCTCATCCAACTGCTGCCCTTTTCCATGTCGGAATTGGCCGGAGCGGGACTCCTTGCCGAGGGTCTGGACGAGCTCATGTGGCGCGGTGGCTACCCCCCGCTCTATGACCGCCCACTCACTCCGGACCTCTGGTTTCCCAACTACGTTGCCACCTATCTGGAACGGGATGTTCGGCAGGTATTGGGCGTCAGGGATCTCGACCTCTTTCAACGCTTCGTGAAACTCTGCGCCGCACGCACCGGCCAACTCCTCAACCTCTCATCCTTGGCCGCCGACTGTGGAATTTCCCATGTAACGGCGCGGGAATGGCTGAGCGTATTGGAGGCGAGTTACATCGCCATCCGTCTGCCGCCTTATTTCCGCAATTTCGGCAAGCGTCTGGTCAAGACCCCAAAACTCTATTTTCTCGACCCGGGGCTTGCCGCCTGGTTGATCGGCATTCGCGACAGCGAAACCCTCAACATCCATGCCCAGAGGGGGGCGCTGTTCGAAACCCTGGTGGTTTCCGAGTTCATCAAGCAGCGTTACAACCAGGGCCAACCCGCCGACCTTTATTTCTGGCGGGACAATGTCGGTCACGAAATCGATCTTTTATTCGAATCCGGCCGGAAACTTCAGGCCGTGGAGGTAAAGTCAGGCGCCACCTTTGCCGCCGACTGGCTGGTCGGGGTCAATAAATGGCGAGGTTTGACCGGAGAAGATTCTCTGTCGCCCTGGATCGTCTACGGTGGTAACGAGGGGTATCAACGGCAAGGCGCACGGGTTTTGGCCTGGAAAGAGCTTGCCGGACTGACGGCCGGTCGAGAAAATAAATGA